In Candidatus Thorarchaeota archaeon, one DNA window encodes the following:
- a CDS encoding Ig-like domain-containing protein — protein sequence MKTGKFYVILMALLLLMPSLISINPINHTTNNYMTTKPMSPKVKDIPSVDTVSEITRTNIMENPSFERTTIRGTPIDYYSSGSAYAHTNFSYKDDVHTGAQAACIEGEATNSSSNYASFYQYISGNRYLSESQTLDAYYNIQKPGPIDNDAYTYIQITTTNSSYYRIYVYYVISYGTFAPSNWSNSIYFMLNSTLNSWNHLTRNITQDLLSAIPSTATDLTRRVESVYVSLTSYTGNTERMSSIFDDFRILNGTGYNILANSGFENTNPTNWNANNYSPSHIGRSADCTDGKNALNITIASIGQGHTGYAYTQRAFYNTYDQFLPTTEQSVKIAFDWKYSDVYNGGGQYAFAGLRLVNDTGSFYLYYLLGADRDTYAYSNSTTELYFEAQSFGTRDQWNHFSRDISADLASIGWKNVSLYRVQFYTYLGNHANSSVQLLVDAVEVKAYTFGDPGFESIFRDTSSDRIATWYRQSGDASRVTRSTDRHSGEYSANLTAENNQYSSISRFNFFTPVDAGLYFDVSWKIVSMTSPPTGDIYARIGLYFEGGYTLYYFLAKSASLTLTNDSYNSYINVKNFNTTGTWFTNHMNITDHLNASFGEHIWNLTEIQIWVYASSGNKIVFLLDDIGLVDVIPPTISSVSHTPASPMYYEPVEVTVNAQDDRASVKTVTVYYRTTGSWTAQPASESDGHYTATIPAQGYNATVEYYVEVTDWSGNSVIDNNGGSYYSYTVGDDVNPTVSLDHPVNGTTVTGEAWLNVTADDAGSGIDYVEFKIDGVSVYNDTTAPFALYWNSRTVSNGSRTLTVVAHDVAGHVSEDFIVINVQNDVAPPELTYAIINPSEPQYGEDVTISVGALDVSGVENVTLFYRMNGGSWTSVLMTQSGILYSHVIPGQPYGTEVEYYIVAYDIYGTSDSIGSSSNPRSYTVSDRIAPVLSVSGPSTTEPVMGTVAFQVTANDLGSGIDRVEFKVDGTTVESKAGGTFNWNTLDFENGNYTLTFTAYDNAGNTVTFSIEYQVHNPVGIEGITASLSSLMAQYGFILGAATVVIILVVIKIIARKRGSA from the coding sequence ATGAAAACAGGAAAGTTTTATGTTATATTAATGGCCTTGCTGCTACTGATGCCTTCACTAATCAGTATTAATCCAATAAATCATACGACCAACAATTACATGACTACAAAACCAATGTCCCCTAAAGTCAAAGACATTCCATCAGTAGACACGGTCTCAGAAATAACACGAACGAACATTATGGAAAATCCCTCATTTGAGAGAACCACTATAAGAGGCACACCAATCGACTATTATTCCAGTGGAAGTGCATATGCACATACCAATTTCTCATACAAGGACGATGTCCATACCGGAGCTCAAGCAGCGTGCATTGAGGGTGAAGCCACCAATTCATCATCGAACTATGCATCATTTTACCAGTATATCTCTGGCAATCGATACTTGTCAGAGAGTCAAACACTTGATGCATACTACAACATCCAAAAGCCCGGCCCAATTGATAATGACGCATATACGTATATCCAAATTACAACTACAAACTCATCATATTATAGGATTTACGTGTACTATGTGATCAGTTATGGAACATTTGCTCCATCGAACTGGAGTAATAGTATTTACTTTATGTTGAATAGTACTCTGAATAGTTGGAATCACTTAACCAGAAATATCACTCAGGATTTGCTCAGTGCGATACCTAGCACAGCAACAGACCTGACAAGAAGGGTAGAGTCGGTCTATGTATCACTCACTTCATATACGGGTAACACGGAACGCATGTCTTCAATATTCGATGATTTTCGCATTCTTAATGGAACTGGCTACAACATACTAGCTAACAGTGGGTTTGAGAATACAAACCCGACCAATTGGAATGCGAACAATTATTCACCATCCCATATTGGAAGATCGGCAGATTGCACGGATGGGAAGAATGCATTGAACATAACCATTGCGTCCATTGGCCAAGGACACACGGGATATGCTTACACCCAAAGAGCTTTTTATAATACATATGATCAGTTCCTCCCGACAACAGAACAATCGGTCAAAATCGCATTTGATTGGAAATACTCAGACGTGTATAACGGTGGGGGGCAATATGCGTTTGCAGGGTTACGGCTCGTGAATGACACCGGGTCTTTTTATCTATACTATTTATTGGGGGCGGATAGGGATACATATGCATACTCAAATTCAACCACGGAGTTGTATTTTGAAGCCCAAAGTTTCGGAACAAGAGATCAATGGAACCATTTCTCACGGGATATATCTGCGGACCTAGCATCTATCGGATGGAAAAACGTTTCATTATATCGTGTCCAATTTTATACATATCTTGGGAATCACGCCAATTCCTCAGTCCAGTTGCTTGTTGATGCGGTAGAGGTCAAGGCCTACACCTTTGGAGACCCAGGGTTTGAGTCCATCTTTCGAGACACATCTTCAGATCGCATAGCGACATGGTATCGACAATCTGGTGATGCCTCAAGAGTGACTCGGTCAACAGACCGTCACTCTGGGGAGTATTCTGCAAATCTGACTGCGGAGAATAATCAGTATTCAAGCATTAGTCGGTTTAACTTCTTTACACCAGTTGATGCAGGATTGTATTTCGATGTCTCATGGAAAATCGTCTCAATGACATCTCCACCAACAGGTGACATCTATGCCAGAATTGGTTTGTATTTTGAGGGAGGCTACACGCTCTACTATTTCTTAGCAAAATCGGCTTCACTCACATTAACTAATGACAGCTACAACTCGTATATCAATGTCAAGAACTTCAACACGACAGGCACATGGTTTACAAATCACATGAACATCACAGATCATCTGAACGCCTCATTTGGAGAACATATATGGAATCTCACAGAGATACAGATCTGGGTGTATGCGTCCAGCGGAAACAAGATCGTGTTCTTGCTTGATGACATTGGTCTCGTCGATGTGATACCTCCAACTATCAGTTCGGTGTCGCACACCCCTGCTTCACCCATGTACTATGAGCCTGTTGAGGTCACTGTAAATGCACAGGATGATCGCGCCAGTGTGAAGACTGTCACAGTCTATTACCGGACAACTGGGTCATGGACTGCCCAACCCGCCAGTGAATCAGATGGTCATTACACCGCAACAATTCCAGCACAGGGCTATAACGCGACTGTAGAGTACTACGTGGAGGTCACGGATTGGTCAGGGAATAGTGTGATCGATAACAACGGTGGATCGTATTACTCCTACACAGTTGGAGATGATGTGAACCCAACTGTGTCATTGGACCACCCAGTAAATGGGACAACCGTGACAGGAGAGGCATGGCTCAATGTGACTGCTGATGATGCTGGAAGTGGAATAGACTATGTCGAGTTCAAGATAGACGGCGTATCTGTATACAATGACACAACAGCACCATTCGCCCTGTACTGGAACTCCAGAACTGTAAGTAACGGCTCAAGGACTCTGACCGTTGTGGCGCATGATGTTGCCGGTCACGTGTCTGAGGACTTTATTGTCATCAATGTACAGAATGACGTTGCTCCACCAGAACTGACCTATGCCATCATCAATCCTTCGGAGCCACAGTATGGGGAGGATGTCACAATCTCCGTTGGAGCTCTTGATGTGTCTGGTGTAGAGAATGTCACACTATTCTATCGCATGAATGGTGGCTCTTGGACCTCAGTACTCATGACCCAATCAGGAATTCTGTATAGCCATGTGATACCGGGACAACCTTATGGGACAGAGGTGGAATACTATATCGTTGCATACGACATCTATGGAACATCTGACTCCATAGGCTCCAGCTCGAACCCAAGAAGCTATACAGTGTCTGATCGAATCGCACCAGTCCTGAGCGTGAGTGGCCCATCAACCACCGAGCCAGTCATGGGAACCGTGGCATTCCAGGTCACAGCAAACGATCTTGGCAGCGGTATTGATCGAGTAGAGTTCAAGGTTGATGGAACTACTGTCGAGTCCAAGGCTGGTGGCACCTTCAACTGGAACACTCTTGACTTTGAGAACGGCAATTACACACTGACCTTTACTGCATATGATAATGCAGGCAACACAGTGACTTTCAGCATCGAATATCAGGTCCATAATCCGGTGGGCATTGAAGGAATTACAGCAAGCCTCTCGTCACTCATGGCTCAATACGGTTTCATCTTGGGTGCTGCTACTGTGGTCATCATTCTAGTAGTGATCAAGATCATTGCTAGGAAACGAGGCAGTGCGTAG
- the mutL gene encoding DNA mismatch repair endonuclease MutL: MIHVQEVSIVGRIRRLNDNLIALISAGEVIEGPFSVVKELVENSLDAGATSIDIEISGGGIDRIVVSDNGSGILREDCTVCLERYATSKIATREDIEGIKTYGFRGEALASISAIADVRIVTRAEEETVGTELIAPAGEQPTIRETSRPRGTTVEVSDLFARVPARRKHLAGPKTEARRVMDVVMRHAAVRNDIGFRLIRDGEVIIDCPAGQSRQDRLTYLWGTQISGMLIEVDYTLEDIRVEGIIIRPPMSRGSRNREYFSILKRPIEDNRLSRAVESAYSTLLMRGRYPACVLDITVDVNTVDANVHPTKREVRITDMDHVVEAVQLAVIHALRQDTPPETTASLEDFIPERDGIQSHEPIPQRTIAATTPIPPPPVKRPKVPIESRELFEQEDSAQEQQETRIDPLGGTFKIIGQIQNVYILLEFDDALVIIDQHAAHERVMYERFRKQVNEGKVVAQELLEPLVLELSPDDTERIAELKDSFERVGFSVDMFGTREIIVQTVPDILGHQISGRELLGLMDEILEVGREQPVDHFMDELVKLTACHNAIRAGQALNTEEIRNLLEEMAETPNRYNCPHGRPTMIRITYDELERRFKRTV; the protein is encoded by the coding sequence ATGATTCATGTACAAGAGGTCTCAATAGTGGGTCGAATACGACGATTGAATGATAATCTGATAGCGCTTATCTCAGCAGGAGAAGTGATCGAGGGACCGTTCTCCGTGGTCAAGGAGCTCGTGGAGAACTCGTTGGATGCTGGTGCCACATCTATTGACATTGAGATCTCAGGGGGAGGAATTGATAGGATAGTCGTCTCTGATAATGGCAGCGGGATCTTACGCGAGGACTGTACGGTCTGCCTAGAGAGATATGCCACGAGCAAGATCGCAACACGAGAGGACATTGAAGGTATCAAGACATACGGGTTTCGGGGAGAGGCACTTGCAAGCATCTCAGCCATTGCAGACGTGAGAATTGTCACACGCGCAGAAGAGGAGACTGTTGGAACGGAGCTCATCGCGCCCGCAGGAGAACAGCCTACGATCAGGGAGACCTCACGACCCAGAGGCACGACCGTAGAGGTGAGCGATCTCTTTGCCCGAGTGCCTGCTAGAAGAAAGCACCTCGCCGGACCAAAGACTGAGGCACGGAGAGTCATGGATGTCGTCATGCGTCATGCGGCGGTCCGGAACGATATCGGCTTTCGACTCATCCGTGATGGAGAGGTCATCATTGACTGCCCGGCAGGACAGTCCCGCCAAGACAGGCTCACCTATCTGTGGGGGACCCAGATCTCGGGAATGCTCATCGAAGTCGACTACACTCTTGAAGACATCCGAGTCGAGGGAATCATCATACGCCCACCGATGTCGAGAGGAAGCCGAAATAGGGAATACTTCTCGATATTGAAGAGACCGATCGAAGACAATCGATTGAGTCGAGCTGTTGAGAGCGCATACTCTACGCTCCTGATGCGTGGGAGGTATCCTGCCTGTGTCTTGGACATAACGGTTGATGTGAATACTGTCGATGCCAACGTCCACCCGACAAAACGAGAGGTGAGAATCACGGACATGGATCATGTTGTGGAAGCGGTCCAGCTCGCGGTCATTCATGCCTTGCGACAGGACACACCACCTGAGACCACTGCCAGTCTTGAGGACTTCATCCCTGAACGGGACGGAATTCAATCTCACGAACCAATCCCTCAGAGAACAATCGCAGCAACTACCCCCATACCGCCTCCTCCAGTAAAGAGGCCAAAGGTACCAATTGAGAGCAGAGAACTCTTCGAACAGGAAGACTCCGCTCAGGAGCAACAGGAGACCCGGATTGATCCTCTGGGTGGTACGTTCAAGATCATAGGCCAGATACAGAATGTATACATCCTCCTCGAGTTTGATGATGCACTGGTCATTATTGATCAGCATGCCGCTCATGAGCGTGTGATGTACGAACGATTCCGTAAACAGGTCAATGAGGGGAAGGTCGTCGCCCAAGAGCTGTTAGAACCGCTCGTGCTCGAATTGAGTCCCGATGACACGGAACGGATTGCTGAACTGAAGGACTCGTTTGAGAGAGTGGGATTTTCGGTGGACATGTTTGGCACACGGGAGATCATCGTACAGACGGTACCCGACATTCTTGGACACCAGATCTCAGGGCGAGAGCTTCTTGGTCTCATGGATGAGATACTTGAGGTTGGAAGAGAGCAACCAGTTGATCACTTCATGGATGAACTGGTCAAGTTGACGGCGTGCCACAATGCGATTCGAGCAGGCCAAGCCCTGAACACAGAGGAGATTCGCAACCTTCTGGAAGAGATGGCTGAGACCCCAAATCGGTACAACTGCCCACATGGTAGACCGACTATGATCCGCATCACATATGACGAGCTGGAGCGCAGATTCAAACGAACAGTCTGA
- a CDS encoding YbjN domain-containing protein, whose protein sequence is MSTTWFIAKEYLKRLDVSFEERGRKTFSLYPVGKTKTEEIEVFPGTNWITLTTRLLNLSEVPEKKRKDVYEKLLRINATLVEISFGVDKKNCLTLRNAIPVTGISYDAFSAVYEAHINGIKLFQKKLLSQLL, encoded by the coding sequence GTGAGCACCACCTGGTTCATAGCAAAAGAATACCTAAAGAGATTAGACGTATCATTTGAAGAGAGAGGACGGAAGACATTCAGTCTGTACCCTGTTGGCAAGACCAAGACCGAAGAGATAGAGGTCTTCCCGGGGACAAATTGGATCACGTTGACGACTCGGCTTCTGAATCTATCAGAAGTTCCGGAAAAGAAGAGAAAGGATGTCTACGAGAAGCTCCTGCGAATCAACGCCACGTTAGTCGAGATTAGTTTTGGCGTGGATAAGAAGAACTGTTTGACTCTGCGAAATGCGATCCCGGTGACAGGAATCTCATATGATGCATTTAGTGCGGTCTATGAGGCGCACATCAATGGAATCAAATTATTCCAGAAGAAACTGCTCTCTCAACTATTGTGA